From Lonchura striata isolate bLonStr1 chromosome 3, bLonStr1.mat, whole genome shotgun sequence, one genomic window encodes:
- the GJB7 gene encoding gap junction beta-7 protein, with protein MSWVFLRDLLSGVNKYSTGIGRIWVAVVFLFRLLVYVAAAENIWKHEHDEFECNIKQPGCENVCFDHFFPVSHIRLWALQLIMVSTPSVLVVFHVAYRENREKHHKQKLYKNTRKTDGGLLCTYLISLILKIGLEIFFLVLFYKLYNGFKIPRLVKCDIKPCPNTVDCYISKPTEKMIFLYFLVATSCLCIILNLSELSYLLFKYSIKCYLKRHVKNKQGSKAIAANQNSSGTTEQQLQDNSTTAHHLCL; from the coding sequence ATGAGCTGGGTGTTCCTACGTGATCTGCTGAGTGGAGTGAATAAATACTCAACAGGAATTGGAAGAATTTGGGTAGCTGTGGTGTTCCTGTTCCGCTTACTGGTTTATGTTGCTGCCGCAGAAAATATCTGGAAACATGAACATGACGAATTTGAGTGCAACATCAAGCAGCCTGGTTGTGAAAATGTCTGCTTTGACCattttttccctgtctctcaCATCAGACTTTGGGCTCTGCAATTAATCATGGTCTCCACCCCTTCAGTCTTGGTTGTCTTTCATGTTGCTTacagagaaaacagagagaaacaCCACAAGCAGAAACTTTACAAAAATACAAGAAAGACAGATGGTGGATTGCTGTGCACTTACCTTATCAGcctcattttaaaaataggacttgaaatattttttcttgttctgttcTATAAATTGTACAATGGCTTCAAAATACCACGTCTTGTGAAATGTGACATAAAACCATGTCCCAATACTGTAGACTGTTATATTTCCAAACCCACAGAGAAGATGATTTTCCTCTATTTTCTGGTGGCAACTTCATGCCTGTGCATCATATTAAATCTAAGTGAACTGAGTTATCTTCTGTTCAAATACTCCATAAAATGTTATCTGAAGAGACACGTAAAGAACAAGCAAGGCTCAAAAGCAATTGCTGCGAATCAGAACTCATCAGGCacaacagagcagcagctgcaggataaCTCCACAACAGCTCATCATCTTTGCCTCTGA